The proteins below are encoded in one region of Clostridium estertheticum:
- a CDS encoding GDSL-type esterase/lipase family protein, with product MKNKSKIVIYLFICCLSVVIISYVKFRLINSTNPVSNDHIYNSQYKQQEKMFNALKPKNEYIIFLGDSLTSRGKWMHRFPNIKAVNKGIGGNTTTDVINRLDKIIILNPKKIFLMVGANDLTKNVKKSTTINNYEMIIKTLKNKIPNTQIYIQSVLPMNSKLMKINNKDILILNQEIKNLADKYKIYYIDINSYLIEDNQLPTRYSVDGIHLNDKAYEVWVNIIKKYINS from the coding sequence ATGAAAAACAAATCTAAAATTGTGATATATTTGTTTATCTGTTGTTTATCTGTTGTAATTATTTCATATGTTAAATTTAGATTGATAAATTCAACAAATCCAGTTAGTAATGACCATATCTATAATTCTCAATATAAACAACAAGAAAAAATGTTTAATGCTTTGAAACCTAAAAATGAATATATAATTTTCTTAGGAGATAGCTTAACCTCAAGAGGTAAGTGGATGCATCGTTTTCCTAATATAAAAGCCGTTAATAAAGGAATAGGAGGAAATACAACAACCGATGTTATAAACCGGTTAGATAAGATTATTATTTTAAATCCTAAGAAAATATTTTTGATGGTAGGTGCTAATGATTTAACTAAAAATGTAAAAAAATCTACGACAATTAATAATTACGAAATGATTATAAAAACATTAAAAAATAAAATTCCAAATACACAGATCTACATACAAAGTGTGTTGCCCATGAACAGTAAATTAATGAAAATTAACAATAAAGACATACTTATTTTGAATCAGGAAATTAAGAATTTAGCTGACAAATATAAAATTTATTATATTGATATTAATTCTTATCTTATAGAAGATAATCAATTACCAACAAGATACAGTGTTGATGGTATTCATCTTAATGACAAGGCTTATGAAGTATGGGTCAATATAATAAAAAAGTATATTAATTCGTGA
- a CDS encoding HEAT repeat domain-containing protein, with protein sequence MSVIEIKKETPNNINELVRMADDKTNWRKRLEAVNELKNWKCQKSRDVLTRLAMHDLVFKVKEEALRATQSLGITKNGKRLKLGKPKAHLIKDINKKLYNVDNEINESFEITKFKEKFKQLYPEPYDVYEGDKGNSFDEWILNVLKNKPKSKSTDK encoded by the coding sequence GTGTCAGTAATCGAAATTAAGAAAGAAACTCCTAATAATATTAATGAATTAGTTAGAATGGCAGATGATAAAACTAATTGGAGAAAAAGACTTGAAGCAGTAAATGAGTTGAAAAATTGGAAATGTCAAAAATCGCGAGATGTATTAACAAGATTAGCAATGCACGATTTAGTATTTAAAGTTAAAGAGGAAGCTCTACGGGCAACTCAATCCTTAGGCATAACTAAGAATGGTAAACGTTTGAAACTCGGTAAACCCAAGGCTCATTTAATTAAAGACATAAACAAAAAACTTTACAATGTAGATAATGAAATAAACGAAAGTTTTGAAATAACTAAGTTTAAAGAGAAATTTAAGCAACTTTATCCTGAACCATATGATGTATATGAGGGTGATAAAGGAAACAGTTTTGATGAATGGATTTTAAATGTTTTAAAAAATAAACCCAAAAGCAAGTCTACAGACAAATAA
- a CDS encoding iron-containing alcohol dehydrogenase, with translation MRMYDYLAPAVNFMGAGAVKVVGERAEILGGKKALIVTDKFLKSLPGGAVEQVEASLKDKGISFVYYDNVEPNPKDRNAIEGAKIFKDEKCDMIITVGGGSSHDCGKGIGILATHPGELFDYAGIETLASPLPPIIAVNTTAGTGSEVTRHCVITNTKTNIKFVIVSWRNLPSVSINDPLTMVGMPAGLTAATGMDALTHAIEAYVSKDANPVTDASAIQAIKLISNNLRQAYALGENLVARENMCYASLLAGMAFNNANLGYVHAMAHQLGGLYDMPHGVANAILLPFVEKWNVISNPQKFADIAEFMGENIQGLSVLDAAQKSIDAMFRLAKDVGIPANLRSQGAKEEDIEYMADWALKDGNAFSNPRKGNKRDIAELFKSAF, from the coding sequence ATGAGAATGTATGATTATTTAGCACCAGCGGTTAACTTTATGGGAGCAGGAGCTGTAAAAGTAGTAGGCGAAAGAGCTGAAATTTTAGGTGGAAAGAAAGCGTTAATAGTAACTGATAAATTTCTTAAAAGTCTTCCGGGCGGAGCAGTAGAACAAGTTGAAGCTTCATTAAAGGATAAAGGAATTAGCTTTGTATACTATGATAATGTTGAGCCGAATCCTAAAGATAGAAACGCGATTGAAGGTGCAAAAATATTCAAAGATGAAAAATGTGACATGATAATTACGGTTGGTGGTGGAAGCTCACATGACTGTGGTAAAGGTATCGGGATACTAGCAACCCATCCAGGAGAACTGTTTGACTATGCAGGCATAGAGACTCTTGCAAGTCCTCTTCCGCCAATTATTGCTGTTAATACCACAGCTGGAACAGGTAGTGAAGTTACTCGTCACTGTGTTATAACAAACACTAAAACTAATATTAAATTTGTTATAGTTAGTTGGAGAAACTTACCATCAGTTTCAATTAATGATCCATTAACAATGGTTGGAATGCCTGCAGGACTTACAGCTGCAACCGGCATGGATGCGTTGACTCATGCTATAGAAGCATATGTTTCAAAGGATGCTAATCCTGTTACAGATGCATCAGCTATCCAAGCTATTAAATTGATATCAAACAATTTAAGACAAGCTTATGCACTAGGTGAGAACTTAGTAGCTAGAGAAAATATGTGTTATGCTTCACTTCTTGCTGGTATGGCATTTAATAATGCTAACTTAGGTTATGTACATGCAATGGCTCATCAATTAGGTGGACTTTATGATATGCCTCATGGAGTTGCTAATGCTATATTACTTCCCTTCGTTGAGAAATGGAACGTTATTTCAAATCCACAGAAATTTGCTGATATAGCAGAATTCATGGGTGAAAACATACAAGGACTTTCAGTATTGGATGCAGCGCAGAAATCTATTGATGCTATGTTTAGACTTGCAAAGGATGTTGGAATTCCAGCTAACTTAAGATCACAAGGAGCTAAAGAAGAAGACATCGAATATATGGCTGACTGGGCATTAAAAGATGGTAATGCCTTTAGTAATCCAAGAAAAGGAAATAAAAGAGATATTGCAGAATTATTTAAATCAGCATTTTAA
- a CDS encoding TetR/AcrR family transcriptional regulator produces MLEKNNVNQRVMLTKRLIREALLKMLKTRNINKISIRELCQVAGINRTTFYNHYGSQYDVLNEIAETYIQNTSFTVINDIAAGKNIDECLTRVLQYMKDNLEFAKLVLDLDNYDLITHITISLPQFDHMVIKHLPENLDLEEKKAIASYVQYGAVRLIKEWILSDCLKSPEEEAKLILYIAGRSIGN; encoded by the coding sequence ATGTTAGAAAAAAATAATGTCAACCAGAGGGTTATGTTAACAAAACGCTTGATTCGTGAGGCTTTATTAAAAATGTTAAAGACACGTAATATTAATAAAATATCCATACGGGAATTATGCCAAGTTGCAGGAATTAATCGTACTACATTCTATAATCACTATGGAAGTCAATATGATGTATTAAATGAAATTGCTGAGACGTACATACAAAACACTTCATTTACCGTTATAAATGATATTGCAGCAGGCAAAAATATCGATGAATGTCTGACTCGGGTTCTACAATACATGAAAGACAATCTTGAATTTGCAAAACTTGTATTAGATTTAGATAATTATGACCTAATCACCCACATCACAATCTCACTACCGCAGTTTGATCATATGGTGATTAAACACTTACCAGAAAACCTGGATTTGGAGGAAAAGAAGGCGATTGCTTCATATGTTCAGTATGGAGCAGTAAGACTTATTAAAGAATGGATTCTCTCAGATTGCTTGAAGTCACCGGAAGAAGAAGCAAAATTAATTTTATATATTGCTGGAAGATCAATTGGTAATTGA
- a CDS encoding glycyl radical protein — translation MYVLQDGFSKPTKRVEALKEQILSAVPCIEVDRALLITESFKETEGKSIVVRRAKALEKILNEIPIIIREEELIVGSLTKEARSAQIFPEFSNKWIKDEFETIGKRKGDSFQITEKAKKQLTEVFDYWEGKTTNELATSYMYPETIEAMNENVFTVANYYLNGVGHVSVDYAKVLAKGYKGIIEEVNCAIKNADKENPQYIKQKLFWESIIGSCKAVINYAHRYAKLAREMASKESNAVRAKELLQIAKNCETVPENGATNFYEACQSFWFVHAVINIESNGHSISPTRFDQYMYPYYEIELNSGKFDIDKIQELIDCVWVKLNDINKVRDEVSTRAFGGYPMFQNLCVGGQTREGKDSTNDLSYMCIDATAHVRLAAPSFSVRIWNKSPDEFLLRCCELSRLGLGMPAFYNDEVIITALVNNGLTIEDAREYGIIGCVEPQKPGKTEGWHDSGFFNLARLLEVTINNGMSNGKQIGPKTGEFTKFKSIEEVVEAYSKQMEYFVYQLSVADNSIDLAHAERAPLPFLSCMVDDCITIGKSLQEGGAHYNFTGPQGVGVANVGDSFAAIKKLVFDTKKVTLKDLKEALDTNFGEEDPTLKENFEDLRQMLIHRAPKFGNDIDEVDELARQGAYIYCKEVAKHKNPRGGNFHAGLYPAAINILFGDLIGATPDGRKAHEALADGVSPVRGADSNGPTAAINSVAKLDHFIASNGTLLNQKFHPGSIQGSGGLRNLASLVRSFFDQKGMHVQFNIIDKETLVEAQKDPSKYRDLVVRVAGYSAQFITLDKAIQDDIIKRTEQTF, via the coding sequence ATGTATGTTTTGCAAGATGGATTTAGTAAACCAACAAAGAGGGTAGAGGCATTAAAGGAACAAATACTATCAGCGGTTCCTTGTATTGAAGTGGATAGAGCGTTATTAATAACAGAATCATTTAAAGAAACAGAAGGAAAATCTATAGTAGTGCGTAGGGCTAAAGCACTTGAAAAGATATTAAACGAAATTCCTATTATTATAAGAGAGGAAGAGCTAATAGTTGGAAGTTTGACCAAGGAGGCAAGATCAGCTCAAATTTTTCCTGAATTCTCAAATAAGTGGATTAAAGATGAATTTGAAACCATAGGAAAGAGAAAAGGTGATTCATTCCAAATTACTGAAAAGGCAAAAAAACAACTTACAGAAGTATTTGATTATTGGGAAGGCAAAACTACTAATGAACTTGCTACTTCATATATGTATCCAGAAACTATTGAGGCAATGAATGAAAATGTATTTACAGTTGCAAACTATTATCTTAATGGAGTAGGACATGTATCTGTAGATTATGCCAAGGTTTTGGCTAAAGGATATAAGGGGATCATTGAGGAAGTTAATTGTGCAATTAAGAATGCTGATAAAGAAAATCCACAGTATATTAAGCAAAAACTATTTTGGGAATCTATCATAGGTTCTTGCAAAGCAGTGATAAATTATGCACATAGATATGCAAAGCTTGCCAGAGAAATGGCTTCAAAAGAATCTAATGCTGTTCGCGCTAAAGAATTATTACAAATAGCTAAAAACTGTGAAACAGTACCTGAAAATGGTGCAACTAATTTTTATGAAGCTTGTCAATCGTTTTGGTTTGTGCATGCAGTTATAAACATAGAATCAAATGGACATTCTATATCTCCAACAAGATTTGATCAATATATGTATCCATATTATGAAATAGAATTAAATTCAGGAAAGTTTGACATAGATAAAATTCAAGAACTTATTGATTGTGTATGGGTTAAATTAAATGACATTAACAAAGTTCGTGATGAAGTATCAACAAGAGCATTTGGTGGATACCCAATGTTTCAAAACCTATGTGTAGGTGGACAAACTAGAGAAGGCAAAGATTCTACAAATGATCTATCATATATGTGCATAGATGCTACAGCTCATGTAAGATTAGCAGCACCATCGTTTTCGGTAAGAATATGGAACAAAAGTCCAGATGAATTCTTATTAAGATGTTGTGAGTTAAGCAGATTAGGCCTTGGTATGCCAGCATTTTATAATGATGAAGTTATCATTACAGCATTAGTTAATAATGGGCTAACAATTGAAGATGCTAGAGAATATGGAATTATTGGTTGCGTTGAACCTCAAAAACCAGGAAAAACAGAAGGATGGCATGATTCAGGTTTCTTTAATCTAGCAAGACTATTAGAAGTCACTATAAATAATGGTATGAGTAATGGAAAACAAATAGGACCTAAGACTGGAGAATTTACAAAGTTCAAATCTATTGAAGAAGTTGTTGAAGCTTACTCAAAACAAATGGAATACTTTGTTTATCAATTATCAGTGGCAGACAATTCTATTGATCTTGCTCATGCAGAAAGAGCACCATTACCATTCCTATCTTGTATGGTTGATGATTGTATAACAATTGGAAAATCACTTCAAGAAGGTGGAGCACATTATAACTTTACAGGGCCACAAGGTGTTGGTGTTGCAAATGTAGGAGATTCTTTTGCAGCCATTAAAAAGCTTGTATTTGATACTAAAAAGGTAACTTTAAAAGACTTGAAAGAAGCTCTAGATACTAACTTTGGTGAAGAAGATCCAACTTTAAAGGAAAATTTTGAGGATTTAAGACAAATGTTAATTCATAGAGCACCTAAGTTTGGTAATGATATTGACGAAGTTGATGAACTAGCAAGGCAAGGAGCATATATTTACTGCAAAGAAGTTGCAAAACATAAAAATCCAAGAGGTGGCAATTTCCATGCAGGATTATACCCGGCAGCAATTAACATCCTATTTGGTGATCTTATTGGAGCAACTCCAGACGGTAGAAAAGCACATGAAGCATTAGCTGATGGTGTATCTCCAGTTAGAGGCGCTGATAGTAATGGACCAACTGCTGCTATAAATTCAGTAGCAAAATTAGATCATTTTATTGCATCTAATGGCACTTTGTTAAATCAAAAGTTTCATCCAGGTTCAATTCAGGGAAGTGGTGGGCTTAGAAATTTAGCGTCACTTGTTAGGAGCTTTTTTGATCAAAAAGGTATGCATGTACAATTCAATATAATCGATAAGGAAACTCTTGTTGAAGCACAAAAGGACCCAAGTAAATATAGAGATTTAGTAGTACGTGTTGCCGGTTATAGTGCTCAATTTATAACATTAGATAAAGCAATTCAAGATGATATTATAAAGAGAACTGAACAAACTTTCTAA
- a CDS encoding glycyl-radical enzyme activating protein, whose product MLTKGINYEQKGIIFNMQRFSIHDGPGIRTIVFLKGCPLKCDWCSNPESQDPVVEIMFNEKNCTGCKKCERNCPEGAINMLRTGRIDRAKCTSCGVCAENCYPGGLVKSGEETTVEKVMTELKKETIQFRRSGGGVTLSGGELLMQPEFAIELLKACKALGWHTAIETTGYASEDTIDKLIPLVDLVLLDIKHLDDEKHKKYVHVSNEVIVKNAKKISTIGTELIIRVPVIPKFNCDKNSISDIAKFAKSLNGVQRLDLLPYHKLGANKYENLGLDYTMGQEIKTPDEDTMNNFKKIVEEYGLECTIGG is encoded by the coding sequence ATGCTTACAAAAGGAATTAACTATGAGCAAAAAGGCATAATTTTTAATATGCAACGCTTTTCTATACATGATGGACCTGGAATTAGGACAATAGTGTTTTTAAAAGGATGTCCTTTAAAATGTGATTGGTGTAGTAATCCCGAATCACAAGATCCAGTAGTTGAAATTATGTTTAATGAAAAAAATTGTACTGGGTGTAAAAAATGTGAAAGAAATTGCCCAGAAGGTGCAATTAATATGCTAAGGACTGGAAGAATAGATAGAGCGAAATGTACTAGTTGTGGAGTTTGCGCTGAAAATTGTTATCCAGGAGGTCTTGTAAAATCAGGAGAAGAAACTACTGTTGAGAAGGTAATGACTGAACTAAAAAAAGAAACTATCCAGTTCAGACGCTCCGGAGGTGGAGTTACATTATCTGGAGGAGAATTACTTATGCAACCAGAATTTGCAATTGAACTTTTAAAAGCTTGCAAGGCATTGGGATGGCATACTGCAATAGAAACTACAGGCTATGCTAGTGAAGATACAATAGACAAGTTAATTCCTTTGGTTGATTTAGTACTTTTAGATATAAAACACTTAGATGATGAAAAACATAAAAAGTATGTTCATGTAAGTAATGAGGTTATAGTTAAAAATGCTAAAAAAATATCTACCATAGGCACAGAGCTTATTATAAGAGTACCTGTTATTCCAAAATTTAATTGCGATAAAAATAGTATATCTGATATAGCTAAGTTTGCAAAAAGTTTAAATGGAGTACAGCGCTTAGATTTATTACCATACCACAAGCTTGGTGCAAATAAGTATGAGAACTTAGGGCTAGATTATACAATGGGACAGGAAATTAAAACACCAGATGAGGATACTATGAATAATTTCAAAAAAATAGTAGAGGAATATGGATTAGAATGTACTATTGGAGGCTAA
- a CDS encoding PocR ligand-binding domain-containing protein gives MQNGLLHLYNIINVDNFQKIQDNIAEVTEIAMVTVDYKGKRVTTHSKCSEFCKFIRSRLDLSELCEKCDSRGGLEAARLQEPYIYICHVGILDFAIPIIVDGQYFGAVMAGQVIVKDKQKEDLEQIVNNKCFKMELEKETELKILYDKLPIMTLDRVKSVANMILHISNYIVEEALLKINSNKLNDKILTVDSFKVANLELKDTNKEETVEEDTKENVKQKNNVNSNVSKNGNVVIRENKCNAILKPALDYIQVSYSCAISIDEMASMCNVSPSYFSKLFKKNIGDNFSNYINKVRIKKAKELLEASDIPIINLALDLGFEDCGYFIKVFKRIEGVTPAVYRNEYNIGK, from the coding sequence TTGCAGAATGGTTTGTTGCATTTATATAATATTATTAATGTGGATAATTTTCAAAAAATTCAGGATAATATAGCGGAGGTAACAGAGATTGCTATGGTTACGGTTGATTATAAAGGCAAGAGGGTTACTACACATAGTAAGTGTAGCGAATTTTGTAAATTTATAAGATCACGTTTAGACTTAAGTGAGCTTTGTGAAAAATGTGATTCTAGAGGTGGACTCGAGGCTGCTAGATTACAAGAACCATATATATATATATGTCATGTAGGTATTTTAGATTTTGCAATCCCTATTATAGTAGATGGACAATACTTTGGAGCTGTAATGGCAGGACAAGTTATTGTTAAAGATAAACAAAAGGAAGATTTAGAACAAATAGTTAATAATAAGTGTTTTAAGATGGAATTAGAAAAAGAAACTGAGCTAAAAATTTTATATGACAAGTTACCTATTATGACTTTGGACAGGGTTAAATCCGTTGCTAATATGATTTTGCATATTAGTAATTATATTGTAGAAGAAGCCTTATTAAAAATAAATTCAAATAAACTTAATGATAAAATTCTAACGGTAGATTCCTTTAAGGTTGCAAATCTAGAATTAAAAGATACTAACAAAGAGGAAACAGTGGAAGAAGATACAAAGGAAAATGTTAAACAAAAGAATAATGTTAATTCAAATGTTAGTAAAAATGGAAACGTTGTAATACGTGAGAATAAATGTAATGCTATTTTAAAGCCAGCATTAGACTATATACAAGTGAGTTATAGTTGCGCAATTAGCATTGATGAAATGGCATCCATGTGTAACGTTAGTCCTAGCTATTTTAGTAAGCTTTTTAAAAAGAATATTGGTGATAATTTCTCGAATTATATAAATAAAGTGAGGATTAAAAAAGCTAAAGAATTGCTTGAGGCCTCTGATATTCCAATAATCAATTTGGCTTTGGATTTAGGTTTTGAGGATTGTGGTTATTTTATAAAAGTATTTAAAAGAATTGAGGGGGTAACCCCAGCAGTTTATAGAAATGAATATAATATAGGGAAATAG
- a CDS encoding sugar phosphate isomerase/epimerase family protein, translated as MKKNTKKILAVIIVCIMFVIILIAGYEIKENVRINKIVKSHKTEQNAKQNDVVRSNDKNNSEHITTAVQQIMIGTMCSNYDNALQTLLDIKNAGYESIELNDFMIHKSSMLVKLMTKFSGMPIGNGGKLDWPKLIKESGLKVISLHSDLGSIENDPKAIADEAKNFGTNTVVITGMYKFDYNSLDDVEKLSKHLNQAGKALSKEGIRLLYHNHNCELQKVTSEKTAYDVLIEETDPAYVNFEFDSYWMTDGGANVPALMKKLGSRMKLWHINDRGCTKSGPYMTPILEENATELGHGNMDLDTLSAIAIKNGVEGVILETHKNWVDKDPIKSLQVSAKYMQEKFGDKKSRNTGR; from the coding sequence ATGAAAAAAAATACGAAAAAAATATTAGCAGTAATCATTGTGTGCATTATGTTCGTGATAATACTTATTGCTGGTTATGAAATCAAAGAAAATGTCCGAATTAATAAAATTGTGAAATCACACAAAACGGAGCAAAACGCAAAACAAAACGATGTTGTAAGAAGCAATGATAAGAATAATTCTGAACATATTACGACTGCAGTTCAACAGATTATGATAGGAACAATGTGTAGTAATTATGATAATGCTTTACAGACATTACTTGATATCAAAAACGCAGGTTATGAATCTATCGAATTAAATGATTTTATGATTCACAAGTCTTCTATGCTTGTAAAACTAATGACAAAGTTCTCAGGAATGCCTATTGGCAATGGTGGCAAGCTTGATTGGCCAAAGCTAATTAAAGAAAGTGGACTAAAGGTCATAAGTTTACACAGTGATCTGGGGAGCATTGAGAATGATCCAAAAGCGATAGCCGATGAAGCGAAAAATTTTGGGACAAATACTGTAGTTATTACTGGTATGTACAAATTTGATTATAATAGTTTAGATGACGTGGAAAAACTTTCCAAACATCTGAATCAGGCTGGAAAAGCTCTTTCGAAAGAAGGAATACGTCTTTTGTATCATAATCATAATTGTGAACTGCAAAAGGTAACCTCTGAAAAAACAGCTTACGACGTTTTAATTGAGGAAACAGATCCTGCATATGTCAATTTCGAGTTTGATAGTTACTGGATGACCGATGGCGGTGCTAATGTTCCAGCTTTAATGAAAAAACTTGGTAGCCGAATGAAACTATGGCACATAAATGACCGCGGTTGTACCAAATCAGGTCCTTATATGACACCAATACTAGAAGAAAATGCTACTGAATTAGGACATGGAAATATGGATCTGGATACACTCTCAGCAATTGCTATAAAAAACGGAGTAGAAGGGGTTATATTAGAAACTCATAAAAATTGGGTAGATAAAGATCCAATTAAGAGTCTCCAGGTTAGTGCAAAATACATGCAGGAGAAGTTTGGTGACAAAAAAAGTCGAAATACAGGAAGATAA
- a CDS encoding ABC transporter ATP-binding protein — translation MKNILSVEKIEKYYGNKDNVTKAIDSISFKVDEGEFVGIMGPSGSGKTTLLNCISTIDNVTTGKIIINNSDITRVKSKALDKFRQNELGFIFQDFNLLDTLTSYENIALALTIKGEKSSEIDGKIKSVAKYLDIEPELNKYPYQMSGGQKQRVASARAIVTDPSLVLADEPTGALDSKTARLLLEKLESLNKDLKTTILMVTHDAFTASYAHRILFIKDGKIFSEVVRGKDTRKEFFNKIIEVITLLGGDDNVFQNSCR, via the coding sequence ATGAAAAATATATTAAGTGTAGAAAAAATTGAAAAGTATTATGGAAATAAAGATAATGTCACAAAGGCCATAGACAGTATCAGTTTTAAGGTAGATGAGGGTGAGTTTGTTGGGATAATGGGACCTTCAGGAAGTGGTAAAACGACATTGCTTAATTGTATATCAACTATTGATAATGTCACTACAGGGAAAATAATAATAAATAATAGTGATATTACTAGGGTGAAATCAAAAGCATTAGATAAGTTTAGACAAAATGAGTTAGGTTTTATATTTCAAGATTTTAACCTACTAGATACTCTTACTTCTTATGAAAATATAGCTTTAGCATTAACAATAAAAGGTGAGAAAAGTTCAGAAATAGATGGGAAAATAAAATCAGTAGCAAAATATTTAGACATTGAACCAGAACTAAATAAATATCCTTATCAAATGTCAGGTGGACAAAAGCAAAGAGTTGCTTCTGCAAGAGCAATAGTAACAGATCCATCCTTAGTACTTGCTGATGAACCAACAGGGGCTCTGGATTCTAAAACAGCTAGATTATTACTTGAAAAATTAGAAAGTCTAAACAAGGATTTAAAGACCACGATACTTATGGTTACCCATGATGCTTTTACAGCAAGCTATGCTCATAGAATCCTTTTTATTAAAGATGGAAAAATCTTTAGTGAGGTAGTAAGAGGTAAGGATACTAGAAAAGAATTCTTCAATAAAATTATAGAAGTTATAACTCTACTTGGAGGTGATGATAATGTATTCCAAAATAGCTGTAGGTAA